A stretch of the Opisthocomus hoazin isolate bOpiHoa1 chromosome 2, bOpiHoa1.hap1, whole genome shotgun sequence genome encodes the following:
- the SNRPB2 gene encoding U2 small nuclear ribonucleoprotein B'': MDIRPNHTIYINNINDKIKKEELKRSLYALFSQFGHVVDIVALKTMKMRGQAFVIFKELGSSTNALRQLQGFPFYGKPMRIQYAKTDSDIISKMRGTFADKEKRKEKKKAKSLEQSANAANKKVIQGATQNSASAPGTAAQNQQVPDNPPNYILFLNNLPEETNEMMLSMLFNQFPGFKEVRLVPGRHDIAFVEFENENQAGTARDALQGFKITPSHAMKITYAKK, from the exons ATGGACATCAGGCCAAACCACACCATCTACATCAACAACATCAATGAcaagattaagaaagaag AACTGAAGAGGTCCCTGTATGCATTATTCTCACAATTTGGTCATGTTGTCGACATTGTGGCTTTAAAGACTATGAAGATGAGAGGACAGGCTTTTGTGATATTTAAAGAACTTGGATCGTCTACCAATGCTTTAAGACAGCTGCAAGGCTTTCCATTTTATGGGAAACCAATG cgTATTCAGTATGCAAAAACAGACTCTGATATAATCTCTAAAATGCGTGGTACTTTTGCTgataaggaaaaaaggaaggaaaagaagaaggcCAAGTCTCTGGAGCAGTCAGCAAATGCAGCAAATAAAAAGGTTATCCAG GGAGCAACACAAAATTCAGCCAGTGCCCCAGGGACTGCAGCACAGAATCAGCAG GTGCCTGATAACCCACCAAACTATATCCTTTTCCTTAATAACTTGCCTGAGGAAACAAATGAGATGATGCTCTCCATGTTATTCAATCA GTTTCCTGGATTCAAAGAAGTACGCTTAGTGCCTGGGCGCCATGACATTGCATTTGTGGAGTTTGAAAATGAGAATCAAGCAGGAACTGCTCGAGATGCTCTCCAGGGATTCAAGATTACTCCATCTCATGCCATGAAAATCACTTACGCAAAGAAATAA